ATGACTGTTGACCTAATGAACGCATGAAACCCATATCAATTTCAATATTTAATTGGAGCGACTGAGATTGAAGCCACATGAGGACAATTATAACCATTCATGAATATGGGTTGTCACATCTAATCTAGAACATTTTTGTTGCATGCACAATGAATAATGTTGTGTTGGTACGTATATGAATTAATTATCAAACTttgaaattaattcatttttggtTTCTTAACATTTTTATAGCTATTTTGTTTTGTACTCAAACCGGCCACACCAAGCCTTAGCTATAAAATCACTTTGAAGTTTCAAacattaattcaatccccttttttgttaaagtaaatttttgttacaaattataacttttttatttatttaaaaaatgagtttataaatatataatcatcGGGTTGTTTTAAATGGGTGAGAAAATGGTGCATATATATACTTGACTTGATCGTGATGGAAGCATAAGATTGCCCACAGAAAAAGCCTTTGGTTTGTTAGCACACTAGGGGGACGAAATGATGAGGCAAATTAGCAACTGCCCCAACTACGCGATTCATGAAGTTAATTTTCACCTAATAAGCTACCCATCTTTTAAAGTGTCTCTTAGTATACGTCTATGAAATATTCAATGTTTTTGTGTTGTCTGTCTCAGTTGCGGCCCGGGTTGGAGAAATTTCATCAACTATTTTATTTCAACACCTAataagctatatatatatatatatatatatatatatatatatatatatatatatatatatatatatatatatatataaactaaaataacagaaaatatcaccttaaatataattttgtgttcAGTTAATATAGGATGTGCCATCTTGAGTGGAACATCATGTTGTTTACGTTTTACTTTCTTACAAAAACAATTGatatagaaaaatgttttttatatcgCTTGTAAAAATAGctcatgtaaaaaaaagaaaacaaataaaaaaagcatcACATTtaatgaatatgattttttttgttatattaaaagataaaaataacttatgtaaGTAGTTTTAAAATCACTCAATTCTATTTtgatacacaatttttttattacttgtttttGTAGAAGAGTCTGAAATCTAACTTCACATACATCAATACTCCAATTATTTTAACGTCTggtacataaaatatataaagaggATACATAAAGTCTTAATTTGAAAGTATttgcatgcatattttttttcttacttcctgaagcataataatatattttcaaaatgattaaCAACGCCGTAACAACCAATATAAACGTTGCATTCCCACTTCCAATTGTATGATTGAAATGACAATAATCTTACAAGATTAAGTATGAGTGGATTAAGTTAAGAGAgctaaaaaatacttttattctcAAAGCAATAAATAtgcttccttcttcattttggatatcaattaaattaactttCACAATGATACATTAAGATTTACAAAGTATTTTATCAACTTCTAACCAAGCATAGCCTAATATATGTATGCTTTCATCAAAACCTTTAGAGGACGTCATTGTTGGAGGATTTAGGTTATTAGAATATTTTAGGGACAATTAATCACTGAAATTACGACAAATAGTGTCACCAAAATGTCGATGCAATGGAGAGGAAGATAGACTGGATAAACGAGAGAGGAAAACGGTATATTGTCAattagagaaagagagagagaagaggaagaaaggaTGAGTGCATGCATGATGATATTTACAAATTGTTGGAAGTGTATGAGTCAGAAATATCTCCATAGGTTtgactattatttttttcatggaaAAACTGCTGCAATATGAACCCAATCGTATGCTTTGGTatgaagaaaagaacaaaactttctagcaaaataaaaataaaaatcccacGCATACAAACTTTTGCCTGCTGATCTCTATTGATATagttaggttttatttttttacaaggaTAAtgatttaaatgatattttatagaaattttgacaaaaattacTTTTGTATTGGAAGTTAAAATACTatgtcattttcattttcagtgaattgataaaataaatcttaaactatatttttaataaacttattagttaattaatttacataatagatttgaaaagtgaaaattatTATACTAATCAATGTAttactttattatattaaatatataacgcgaccgaaaaataattaagtcatagctttattatattaattatataaaaatagtgtTTATGTGTTTTTAAAAAGGTTTAGCTATAACACCTcatttaaaaaaagtgaaacttACATATCTAAGTTTTGCGTATATAATACCATTGAATTTAGTTCCTATGAAGAGGATAATGggaaaatgtataattttaacattgataagaaaattaaatggtGATATTTTAATATAGATACATAATTTGTTATGCATGTACATGTAATATTTATGATCAATTTTTCTTGTTAATATATTTACCTTATAGGTAAATAAGGTAAATATAAgataagttgaaaaattaaagaagaagaaaataagtaaAAGATGGTAGGTTTAATTCCTCTTGTTAACaattttaataactaatatttattgataacaaaatattatttacctTATATACTCTAAAGTAAATTGTTCACTTCAACtctcttaataaaataaaaaagttcagAGGAGCTAGATCCTACTCACAACATATAGTTTTAAACgatacaatttaatttaaatatattaatagtgttataactttttttccacTTGTTATAAAAATgctaacttttataataactattttaaaaattatattcaaaattgtttttaattgatcgactcatgtgattttttttacattgatattacatgaaaattaaactctaacCAGTAACTATATTTTTGCTCTTTATTGTGACTCATACGAAGTGGAATGAGTTATTCCACATATATTTTTCAACCAAATtacaatgacaaaaaataaacaatttttttaagaggaACTGAAAtggataaaaatgttttttatctcCAAAAGTTTTAAGTCCAATTTCAGTacttcttctaaaaaaattgtttatttttttgtcattctaattttaaaaacttggtCTTGGAAGGCTATCTAAATcgcttttcatttctttataaAGTGTTATCTAAATcagtttgagaaaaaaataattaatcatctttCTATTCTCCCCCTccctcctttttattttccatgTGACAAATAGATGATAGGGCAATTAGATGTTTCTGATTTTAGGTTTTGTCTATGCATTAAAATGATATCTCTTATAAATGTTCAAATTAATAGGCTAACCTGTCCAATCTAACTCACCCTTAAtctaccaaaaataaaaatacaacttaAGGTTCGGTTAAATCTATTTTGAGATTCAGTTAAAAATCCCAACCCAACCCTAGAGGGTTGAGTCATGCAAACATAAACATAGTGTCACagtcaaatattaaattgtcttaacacaaatacttaataaaaatgaTCGTCATAAGGTTAAATGTAGTGCAAAACAACAATACATGAAATCCATTGTAGCTCATAAAACATCATctctaacaaaataatatttaaccaAATTAACAATACACAAAAaacattaaacaattttttttaataaaaaatagtggaTCAATTAAACCCTACTCATCCTTTGACCCATTTAATTGGAAGGATATTAGTTAGATCATGTGAgttgaaaagttaaattattaGTGAGTTTGAATAAATTGTAAGAATCAGTTTTCTAAGTCATTGTGATACCAAGAAAAAAGTAGTAATAACTATTGATTACTTTACtttcatcataaaaaataattaattatatttcacaCAAAACTAATCAAACACATTATGTACAATAAATTACATAGATATATTCTGAAGTTTATTCTTATTATATCTAATacttctctattttttaatcctataaaaatttcttaatttttaggcTTTCGTTACACCAACTTCCTCTTCGGCATAAAAATGCTACACCAAGCTCGCTTAGGGGACTCAGAGTtggggaaaaaatgaaaaaaatacatataataataacaaacttCAGAAGATGTATATATAATCTAATTCAATCTATTTTCACAAAGCaatgatatatttattagaCACCTCTAATTATcaaatactcttttttttatattttttcctatcatattatattatttatcatatctATATTTCTCAGTTTTCTCTTTGTATCTTCCTGTTATTTAACATTAGtattcatttatcttttttctttatccttTACTGGTCAAGTTGAACTCATTGTGACATCATTCTCAGTCAAATCTCTTTAGGAGGTATAGGACAACACCgatgtaaatataatttttctaacaAAGCATTTTACATAAAGGCAAATATTAACCACTCTCACGGACATTCGTTTtcgttaagaaattaaaagtaattttttattaaaaattattgttaatgCACTCGACGATGAAGCTCTGGTTGCAAGACAAATGTAATCGATTCCCTAATTTCTTGACTTGACTAGTTGACTTGTGAAGCATGTTCACCGTCAATGctttaaatgtattaatttcGTGGCAGAGATGTCTCTATCATTTTTCCCATTACTCTATTGACTTTTTTCATTCGTGAGCTAAGGTTATCTCTTCAAAGTTCAAAACTTACACTTTTACTCAGTCCATCAATTTTTCTGTGAAGTGATAGGAGGTATTCAGAAATtctatataatatttaactaatttattttcatcGAATCAGTCTATTTGGAGATCATATTTCAAATTGTGACTCCTCAGTTCCTCTAACAAAGATTACTAATTGACATAACCAAACattgctaataaaaaaaaattgttactcaTTTTCAAATCAAGAATTGAACCCCCATCTTGAACCTTGATCTTTGGTTAAGAAACTTGAATGGGGATGCACTTATGTAAACTGCCTTTTATTCAATTCAATCCATCAATTTCTGTACCGTTCTTTCCGTGTTTGGGAAATTGCCATTTATTTGGTTAAACCGAAACATCAGGACAACAATACCCATGTAATAGCAAAATATGGAGATACTCTACAACATGGACTCAACATTTGCATTCCTGAAGCCAAAGTTTAGACAATAAGTGCTGTGGTTTTAGCGTtgttttaattagaattagaagaGTTTCATTTCGGTGAGctatattgatttttaatgaaaactttTATTATGCTGGATAATTGTGCTGAAACTTTAATTCTGATTGGAAACCTGTACTAAAAGTACTTATAAAattgcatttaaattttttccttaattatatGAGAGTTTCAACTCTCCATAACTCGATCGCTCAAGTTGTTACTTATGGAGTGAAGTTTGTGATTAATTCTGCAGTTCGTACCCAAAACGCCTTTTGCTAGCTAAATCTACAGTTCGTACCCCAAGCACCTTTTCCATTTGGTtctatcaatttattttcaattattctaAAGTTCATACTCAGATTAAGaaagttataataatttacCTGACGTGAGTACACAATCAATAATATTTTGCATATATGCTCCAATAAGAtttctcaaattaattaataataataaatgagactaataattataaacaaaCATAGCTTACAAATCTTACTCTacacaaaactaaaaattatctaaGTTGGGCTACCCACTTTTCTTTCTCGTGCCTTTTTCGATCACCTATCTTTCTTTACGTACTAGCAGACCTAAATTTGTTTAGGCTTGTTCCATTTCAGAGTtcgaaaattaaataaaccaaaaagaaaacacCACTTTACAGTTTACACTTGATGAAGATCGAACACGTTGGAGTGAGTTTCAAGTTTCAGCAAGCAGTACTGCTCAAAGCGGTTTTTGGGTTATTCAATATTCTGCCGAAGGTAGCTTAGCTTTGACTATTTTGCTTCAAAACCAGTACAGtcacattaatattattattcaaattccACCATAAATGAGGAGGGGTAGGTCAACTCTGCGACTGTGATGAATCCTAGAATTGTCGATGATGttgtagttgttgttgttgttttgcaTGCTTTGCTAGCTTTCCAttcattcacattttttttttactgaattatATTTTGTAGGAATGGATGGATAGGCAGAGATAAGAAGACAGTTCACCCAACataaatgtttataaattgTTGGTAGGTTACTCACCAAAACCATAACCATTTGGCAACACTCATTTTTCCTCCTtagtgtatatataattttctgatACTACTATATAGTAGATGAGCTAGCACcttgttttgtaaaaaaaaaaagaagccctATTTACTGAAAAAGGTAGCGCGTTTGTGTGAGTTGTGACCCAAAAACACTTTTGCTTCAGTgtatggtgttttttttttctctggctAGCTCTCTTCCCTTTTCCTCTCCAAGTTCCTCAACTACCCTCATTTATTTCCCTTCATTGATTGCCTGCCTCACTTGAACACCCTGTTGCAATCCCtctaagagagagaaagagtatGTGTGAGAACATGGAGAAGAAGCTctagtgttgtgtgtgtgtggtttcTTCTTcaagagtgagagagagagggacAGGTGGGTGTCTTCACCTTTAAAGGCCTCAACTAACTTCTCAGAGAGCATTTATATTGGTGCATCTGATGAGAGAGAAAAGGGTGGTGCATTGTCAAGAAACCAGTCTGGCCACAATAAATCTTCACTAAACAACTTCACCTATAAATCTCTCTTCACCATTACACACTTACCCTCATTGTACTACTACTACACTCACTCATTCACCTTTACATAAACAAACACAACCTTCTTCACTTTCCTTCACTTCTCCATTTTCCTCTCTTTCAATCACCCCATATTCAAAAATGCTCCTCATTGTTCACACCCATTCTTGAAAGGTACCTGTttttccaaccaccccatttcttaaaaaaactatttttcctTCAAGTTTCTTCGTCATTTCTTGTAGTTTTGAGTCTTTGGTTATTGGGGTGGTTGCACTTGCACTATGGAAACTTGCACGGCTCTGTTGTTTTTAACGGCCATCACAGCATACTTGATATGGTTCACGTTCATCTCACGGTCGCTGAAGGGTCCACGTGTCTGGGCCTTATTGGGCAGTCTCCCGGGCCTCATTGACAACTGTGACCGCATGCATGACTGGATCTGCGACAACCTACGCGCGTGTGGCGGCACGTACCAGACATGCATCTGTGCAATCCCCTTCCTCGCCAAGAAGCAGGGTCTCGTGACTGTCACGTGCGACCCGAGGAACTTAGAGCACATACTCAAGACACGCTTCGACAATTACCCTAAAGGGCCCACGTGGCATGCTGTCTTTCATGATCTGTTGGGTGATGGGATCTTTAACACCGACGGTGACACGTGGCTGTTCCAGCGCAAGACAGCTGCGCTGGAATTCACTACCCGAACGCTGCGCCAAGCCATGGCTCGGTGGGTGAGCCGAGCTATCAACCGGCTCTGCTTGATTCTTAAGAAAGCTAAAGATCAAGCAGAGCCGGTTGATCTTCAAGATTTGATGCTTCGGCTCACTTTTGATAACATTTGTGGTCTCGCTTTTGGGCGAGACCCACAAACTTGTGTGTTGGGTCTGTCAGATAACCGATTTGCCACGGCTTTTGACCGAGCCACCGAAGCCACGTTACAACGGTTCATTTTGCCTGAGGTGTTGTGGAAGGTTAAGAAATGGCTTCGGCTTGGACTGGAAGTGAGCTTGAGCCGAAGCCTTGTCCATGTGGAGGACCATTTGTCAAATGTTATTGAGAAACGCAAGGTGGAGTTGTTGAGTCAACAAAAAGATGGTACTCTTCATGATGACTTGTTGACTAGGTTTATGAAGAAAAAGGAATCCTACACGGACAAGTTTCTCCAACATGTGGCGTTGAATTTTATCCTAGCTGGACGTGACACTTCATCGGTGGCATTGAGTTGGTTTTTTTGGTTGGTGATTCAGAATCCTAAGGTGGAAGAGAAAATTCTACGTGAAATTTGTACAATCCTAATGGAGACACGTGGTGATGATATGGCAAAGTGGTTGGATGAACCATTGGACTTTGAGGAAGTTGACCGTTTGGTTTATCTCAAGGCTGCATTGTCGGAGACACTAAGGTTGTACCCTTCAGTGCCGGAGGATTCAAAGCATGTGGTGGCCGACGACGTGCTGCCGGACGGAACATTCGTGCCGGCGGGTTCATCGGTGACATATTCGATATATTCGGCGGGGAGGTTGAAGTCCACGTGGGGTGAGGATTGCATGGAGTTTCGCCCTGAGAGGTGGTTGTCATTGGATGGAACAAAGTTCATCATGCATGATTCTTTCAAGTTTGTGGCATTCAATGCTGGTCCAAGGATATGTTTGGGGAAGGATTTGGCTTACCTGCAGATGAAGTCAATTGCTGCTGCGGTGCTGCTCCGGCACCGCCTTGTGCTGGTGCCCGGCCACCAGGTAGAGCAAAAGATGTCACTCACTCTGTTCATGAAAAATGGGCTCAAGGTCAATGTGCATGAGAGGGATTTGAGAGGGGTTATCACAAGtattaaaaaggaaagggaGGAAGATGTTGATTTGAGAAGTAACGAAAGTTAGTGTGGTGTTCAATAGATGAAGCAGAGGGTGTTGGAGGTTTTTGAATGTGGAGACAAGTTCAAATGAGAAAAATTCAGACCCTGGGGCTTTAGCTTATAGAACAAGAGAACATAATTTCCTTTTAAGAAAAGGGTATATTCAGAGTATTTATAATTCTTATGATAAATTGTGGATGGATTCTTTTTCCAGGGTCGTGGGATGGATGATTGCTTTCTCAATCCATCGTTCCTTGTAGAATCCTTGCAAATATTCATTGTATTCTTTATTTCTTGTCGGTTTTGatgtttctatttaattttactgGTGGTGAGAGCTAAACTCACATTTCACAATGTTGAATGTTGATGTTCATAAAAGAATGCCTTACGTTTTATGAAAGTATAATGATCGGATTTGACTCTTTTGTCATATATAATGGATGGTGCTTAAGTGGTAGTGGTATACTCAAAAACTGCAAAATTTAGCTTTACAGTTCATCTGCATTTTTTGGTGAATATTCATCTGTGATTTTAGATTCTGTTTCCAGGATCCTTGCCTATGACAATGAAATTGAAATGCACAGATTGAACCAGTAGTAAAAGTAGATATACTGATGTCTTTTGTTAGGGGACATTGAATCAGAAAACTGTGCGACCAATTTTCTCAGCCATGTATGATGAAGAAGCAGAGTTGGCCATATAACATGTATTTTAACTTTAAGCATAAGTATGCTTGAGTTATATAAGTGGACATTATCCACCATCTATACAGAAACCATTTAGATCATGGGACAAGACATTTGCAAAAGGTGCCTAGTTAATCCAAGATTTCTAGATAAAATGTAAAGGCTTTCAGCTATTTGATCAAAAACTTTGATGGTTGCTCTCTTCGATTTCTGCAGGCTGCTTTTACGCTTCCAAGCGCTTGACAAATTTGGTCATTGATTTTGttccatctttctttttttttccttttaaacttGTATGGCTTATATAGCATACACCTTCATTGACAGCATTACATTCTTCAGTCAAGAATTTTCTCTCCGGTTGAAAAGATATTCCAGACCAATGTGCCTATTATGTACAGTGCAACAGCAACCTTAAAAACATCATCCCAAGAACCTGCACAGTAAGTACATCGCTTATAAGTGAATTACCATTAAGAAAAAGGTATAGACATCTGAATGCAAGTGCAGCATTCT
This region of Glycine max cultivar Williams 82 chromosome 7, Glycine_max_v4.0, whole genome shotgun sequence genomic DNA includes:
- the LOC100779986 gene encoding cytochrome P450 86A8, with the protein product METCTALLFLTAITAYLIWFTFISRSLKGPRVWALLGSLPGLIDNCDRMHDWICDNLRACGGTYQTCICAIPFLAKKQGLVTVTCDPRNLEHILKTRFDNYPKGPTWHAVFHDLLGDGIFNTDGDTWLFQRKTAALEFTTRTLRQAMARWVSRAINRLCLILKKAKDQAEPVDLQDLMLRLTFDNICGLAFGRDPQTCVLGLSDNRFATAFDRATEATLQRFILPEVLWKVKKWLRLGLEVSLSRSLVHVEDHLSNVIEKRKVELLSQQKDGTLHDDLLTRFMKKKESYTDKFLQHVALNFILAGRDTSSVALSWFFWLVIQNPKVEEKILREICTILMETRGDDMAKWLDEPLDFEEVDRLVYLKAALSETLRLYPSVPEDSKHVVADDVLPDGTFVPAGSSVTYSIYSAGRLKSTWGEDCMEFRPERWLSLDGTKFIMHDSFKFVAFNAGPRICLGKDLAYLQMKSIAAAVLLRHRLVLVPGHQVEQKMSLTLFMKNGLKVNVHERDLRGVITSIKKEREEDVDLRSNES